GATATGGCAAGGCCAATTTATGGGCTCTGCAGTTTTCTAAGTAATGTTAAGCAGTGATAATGATGGGACAAAGGtccaggagggcagagatggCATCCTGCTTGCTGACACTGGTATACTTGGCCCTTACCTCACTGCCCCAGCAAACATATTCAGTAATTATTGGTTTGATTTGActtcaatgaagaaaataataacaccCACCAGAAGGCCTCCTCAGTATCTAGTGTAGATTTTTGGATCCTGCCTGCTTTTAATGTAGATTTTCCTTAGGAAGGAACAGAACTCAAAATGATGACACTAAGGTTTTAAGTTCAGGTAAATAGACAGCTGTTTTTTCATTAGAGGAAATGAGGAAGTCAACAGTTAAGAGATTGGGTTTCTGCTTTGATAAATTGAACCTATTAAATGTTAGGGCTTCTGCATTTTCATAACTACAGGTTAAACAGGTTGTGTCACTCACTACGTAGCTTTGTATTTGAGAAGGGCATGGTCCCTCCTGCTGGACTTTGATCCAGCGAAAATCACTGTTACCTAACAACCTCAGACCGTCACTGGAACACTGGTACGAAGATTGTTCtgggcttttttaaaaacatttttgcatATATGATTTATTCAGGCTTTCAAAATGAGTAGAAAACTTTTTATTGtactgcttttgttgtttgtgacTCTGGGAGAAGCAAGGAAatcatttctcagttttctgaCTATAGAAAAGACTGAAATACTATTTTTCACAAAGACTGAAGAAACTATCATTGTAAGATCAAGTTACAAGGATAAATGGCCAAACTCTAGTTACCTCTTTGTGCAACTAGAAGATCCGAAAATGCTGCGAGTGGTGAATGTGACCAAGACCTTATCGGATGTTACAAACTTCACCATAAACCTAGTAACAGATGAAGTTGGAGAGACGAATTTGACCATTCAGCTGTGGGATTCTGAAGGTAGGCAAGAAAGactcattgaagaaataaagaatgtcaAAGTCAAAGTGCTCAGACAGAGAAAAGATGATCTTTTCCAGGCATCAATGCGTATTGATAGAAATATCCTAATGATTTTTCTGCCATTGATACTGTTAAATAAATGTGCATTTGGTTGCAAGATTGAATTAGAGGTGTTTCAAACAGTATGGAAGAAACCTTTGCCAATAATTCTTGGGGCAGTTACGCAGTTTTTTCTTATGCCCTTTTGTGGATTTCTTTTGACTCAGATTTTGGCATTGCCTGAGGCACAGGCGTTTGGATTTATAATGACCTGCACCTGcccaggagggggtgggggctatCTCTTTGCTCTGCTTGTAGAAGGAGACATCACTTTGGCCATTTTGATGACTTGCACGTCAACGTTATTGGCCCTGATAATGATGCCTGCCAATTCTTATATATACAGTAGAATGTTAGGGTTATCAGGTACCTTTCATATTCCCGTTTCTAAAATCACGTCAACACTCCTTTTCATCCTTATACCTATATCAGCTGGAATAGTCATCAAGCGTAGGAAACCTGAAAAAGCAAAGCTTCTGGAGAGAATAATTAGAcctttgagttttattttaatgtctgtagggaTTTATATGACTTTCAGAATAGGATTAATGTTTCTAAAAACAGTTAGCCTAGAGGTGCTTCTGTTGGGTGCCTTAGTTCCTACTTTGGGTTTGTCGTTTGGGTACTCCTTTGCTACAATTTCTATGCTGCCTCTTCCTGTTTGTAAAACTGTTGCTATTGAAAGTGGCATACTAAATAGTTTCTTGGCCCTTGCCATTATTCAGCTCTCCTTTTCACAGTCCAAGGCAAACTTAGCTTCTGTGGCTCCTTTTACAGTAGCCATGTGTTCTGGATGTGAAATGTTAGTGATCCTTCTGGTCTACAAGGCTAGGAAAACATGGATCCTtatagaagataaaagaaaaaacattcccTTGGCCTAACAATTAAAGCATTATTGAATTCCTACTCTGAATGAGGTACTGTGGGAGACTCAAAGAATATCTAAAATGATACCTGCTCTCAATCCACTTATCTGATTGAAAACTTGACATTAGGGGGGAAATGTATGTGTAATCATATGTGCTAAACACCCTGTGAGTAGTACAGACAGCTAATTGTACAGGAATTCTGAAGAAGGAGACCACTTTCAAGTGTGTTGGTTTGGAAATGTTTTATAGAGTTGGATTTCAATATGATACTTCATTATGGTCTCATAAGTGGCAAAGGGCAATTAAAAAAACTCCTatgacagattagtggttaccagaggggaaggagatagggggagggtaaaaggagtaaaggggcacatatgtatggtgacggatagaAACTAGACTCTTGGGggtgagcaagatgcagtctatacagaaactgatatataataacatatacctgaaattacacagttataattttataaaccaatatgacctcaataaaacaatttaacaagaattcctggggctggcccactggtgtagaagttaagttcatgtgctccacttcagcagcccagggttcgcaggtttggatcctggacatgggcCTActcaccactcatgaagccatgctgtggcggcatcccatatataaagtagaagaagatgggcacaaatgtcagctcagggacaatcttcctcaccaaaaaaaaaaaaaagaacctcctGTAGTGATTGTGGTAATATCCCAAGTATCTACAGAAGAGGTGTCCACGtaataagcattcagtaaatgctcATGTGGTGAGTGAATATATAAATTCCTATTTGGATCTCTCTGATTCATGGTGTCTAAAACTAACTGTAGCATCTCTGCACTGACAGCGTGCTTCCTCTTGTCTCCCACATCTCCCACTACAGCCGTTGACCCTGAAAGACAGGCTCATCTGttcccctcttctcctttcctccctcttctttctgtaTAGTCAACCTATTTCCTACAGAAAATCCCTAGAATGTCTCTCCATCAGtctcctctccattcccagcACTGCTGCTTTTGTTCAGGCCTCTATCACTTCGTCCGTGAACCTTTCTAGACTGGCATTTGTCCTCTCTGTCCACCCTGCAATCACTGTCAGATTAGTCTTCCTGAAATCTAACTTTGGTCATGTACTTTCCCTGCTACAAAgcctttttttgccttttggatTGAGTCCATTCTCCTCAGTGAGGCATTTATCATGCTCTGCTATCTGACCTCAATCTGGCCTCCAGTTTCCTCGCCCCTCCCACTTCTTTACACACAGCCTTTGCTCCCAGCAGGATGACGTGGATCTCATGCATATGCCTTTGTTCACACTGTTCCTGCAACCTGAGGGGCCTGCCTCAGCTCTCTCTAAATGTTAGCTGCTCCTACAGACCTGGCTCAATACCACCCTTGCCGTGAAGCTTTTGTTAATCCCCCTCAGCTACCAGTAAACTGAATGTTCTCTAAATTCTCCTCATTATTTTTTGTATTCATGGTATTTAACCAGTCTGACATGTTTTACAGCTATTCGTGTTCCTGTTTTATCCTTTCTATTTTGCTGTAAATCCTTGACATGagaattataaacataaaaaaataaacaaaataatataatctGAACAGTGTTCATTTAGCTACTCCCCATAATGTCTAACACATTTCCTACATGCTTATTCAAATAACGTGTTGATGCACAGACTAGAGCCCGCATGAATAGTGTGCTTGTTTAATACCACTTTTGAATTTTCAATGGCAATTTTTAGAATCTAGTTGGAGTTTTCACTCTTCTCCAAACAGAGTGTGGGCGTCAAGAATGAGAAATACCGCTCTCAATGATGCTGCTTCCCACATGTCCTAGCCCTGTAGTTGTAGGCAAATTACTTAGTCTCTCTGTAGtccactttcctcatctgaaaaatggagataatggtgTGGACTCCCTCAGATTGTTctaggaattaaatgagatcctACTTAAAAcgtacctagaacagtgtctgcacACAGTACGCACTCCGAAAGTGTTAACCACTGCCATTATTTTATCAGAGCTTAAACTTCTGGCCCTGATGTATCTGCCATCGGTTTGAAATACCAATCTGATAACTACATATGGAACCTAAATCTTTGAACATTTTCCTATTAGTGTTATTCACCATCTTATTCATAGTATTAGagaatttttgtttactttgctaGCCGGTAAGAGAACCGAAGTTTTATTCTCTGGTTTCACCAAATCCAGTACATGAATACCAAGATTTATAAAAGACACGGTTTGGTATGGTGGTGGTTGGTTATTATTCActttataaaatgataatttccTATGTGGAATAATTTACTCCTGAGTCCTTTAAACAGAAATATCCacttagggttttttttctttttaaagattggcacctgagctaacaactgttgccagtcttcttttcttttttttccctgcttttttctccccaaatctccccagcacatagttgtgtatttttagttgtaggtccttctacttgtggcacatgggacgctgcctcagtgtggcctgaagagtagtgccctgtccgcgcccaggatctgaaccagcgaaaccctgggccgcgggaagcggagcgcgcgaacttaaccactcggccgtggggccagccccagggagttTAAATATAATTAAGTTTGCACAAATTTAACTTACATTTTCGTGAGCTGCCTTTCCAGTTGCACTTTATCCTTAACCTTGTGACCTCAAACAAGACATTTCTCTGCACTTCAGTTTtcaaatctgtaaaatgaagaggttcAACTGAGGCTTAGGATCTTGCTCAACTCCTTAAGtctgtggttctggcataaaactGGGACGTAACCCCATGGGCAGGGCGATGGGGTAAAGTGAGGAAGATCCAGGCTGTTGAGAATAAACATGCATGGCTGCTGCTTTGTAGTTAAGCCACAGCCAAAATATGAGCTGCCTGAGAGCAGCGACCATGTATTGTTCTTTGAATTCCCTGCAGAGTTTAGCACAATGCCTTGAacagagtaggtgctcattaaatgacAATTGCATTAAATGATAATTGATAATTAATAAGGTCAAGATCGTATACTCGGGAGCCAGACTATGCCTCGATCTGCAGTTCCATCTCTGTCATTTACCAGCTGCATGACATTGATccagttacttaatttctctatgCCCAAATTCATGTGGAAAGTGGGAATAGCgatagtacctacttcatggtattgttgtgaggattaaatgagttaacatgaGTAAGGTCCTCAAAACAATGCTTAACACATAGTAAACTCATTATTATTGTCACTTTGCATATTTGAATGATCTTCCACCTTAAAAGCAGTTGAATATGCATGGATGGAacttggaatatattttatttctcttatcaaTGTATCACAGAAAACCAAGatttttacataataaaatttgtttaatttggATTGGGGTGAAGTTAttcaagttattctttttttttttcttttgctgaggaagatttgccctgagttaacatctgttgccaatcttccttgtttgtttttttatgtgaACTAcagccatagcatggctactgacagaggagtggtgtgggtctatgcctgggaaccgaatctgggctgctgaagcagagcatgctttgctaggtcactggggctggccctcaagtTATTCTTTTAAGAATGAGATGCATAAAGCATGCTGTCTAATTGGTTGTGTTCATACCGGGTATTTTACACAGCCATGATTGGTTAGGAAAAAGACCCAGAGGTAGAGGGGTTAGGCTAGTTTTTTTAAAGGTTCCTTTCCAACTCTATAATATATTGCTCCTAGAATAAAAATTgcatgtatatattctttttttgttaaagatctttattattattatttttttccttcttctccccaaagccccccagtacatagttttctattttagttgtggatccttctaattgtggcatgtgggacactgcctcagcatggcttgatgagtggtgctaggtccacgcccagaatctgaaccggcaaaacccccgGGCtgcaggggctgaccccatggcctagtggttaatttggcacgctctgctgcaggtggcccagtgttttgttggttcgaatcctgggctcggacatggcactgttcatcaaaccatgctgaggcagcgtcccacatgccacaactagaaggacccacaatgaaaaatatac
This genomic interval from Equus przewalskii isolate Varuska chromosome 8, EquPr2, whole genome shotgun sequence contains the following:
- the SLC10A5 gene encoding sodium/bile acid cotransporter 5, yielding MSRKLFIVLLLLFVTLGEARKSFLSFLTIEKTEILFFTKTEETIIVRSSYKDKWPNSSYLFVQLEDPKMLRVVNVTKTLSDVTNFTINLVTDEVGETNLTIQLWDSEGRQERLIEEIKNVKVKVLRQRKDDLFQASMRIDRNILMIFLPLILLNKCAFGCKIELEVFQTVWKKPLPIILGAVTQFFLMPFCGFLLTQILALPEAQAFGFIMTCTCPGGGGGYLFALLVEGDITLAILMTCTSTLLALIMMPANSYIYSRMLGLSGTFHIPVSKITSTLLFILIPISAGIVIKRRKPEKAKLLERIIRPLSFILMSVGIYMTFRIGLMFLKTVSLEVLLLGALVPTLGLSFGYSFATISMLPLPVCKTVAIESGILNSFLALAIIQLSFSQSKANLASVAPFTVAMCSGCEMLVILLVYKARKTWILIEDKRKNIPLA